The DNA sequence CGTCGAAAGGGTTCCAGTTTAAGGCTGAAGACGATGATGAACTCAAGGAGTACGAGCATTTCGTCCAAGAAGCCAAACAGAAGTACAAGTAACGAAACAAACGTTTATAACGTTAACGCAACGCTTGCATCGCTTCTCGTAACAAGGGAGCGATTTTTTCTCGTTCACCTGCTTGCAGTGTGCGCGGGTCGAGCCACAAGGCGTCGTCGAACAGGCGCCCGATGAGCGGCTTCGAGGTGAAGCGTAAGGCGCGCTCTAAATGGTGCGCTTTTCCGGTGCGCGGTACGAGGCGTACGCTGTAACTCGGCAGTTCCACGCCGGGCAAGGAGCCGCCGCCGACTTCGGCCGTCGTCGGGTGGACAGACGCGTCGAGCGCTGGGGCTAACTTAGAGCGAATGTCCGCCGCTAAAGCTTCCGCCTCCCGTCGCACCTCTTGTTCCTCCATTAAAATGGCGCGGAGCACGGGGATTTCCTCGCGGGCGCGTTCCGGCTGTAAATACGTCTCGAGCGTACTCGTCAGCGCGGCGATGGACAACTTGTCGATGCGGACGGCGCGGGCGAGTTGGTTTTTTTTCAACCGTTCGATATAGCGCTTTTTGCCGACGATCAGTCCTGCCTGCGGTCCGCCAAGCAGTTTGTCGCCGCTGAAGCTGACGACGTCGACGCCTGCGCGCACGCTTTCGGCGACGGTCGGTTCGTTGCCGATGTGGTGCCGTTTCAAATCGTACAGCATACCGCTTCCTAAATCTTCGTAGAGCGGGATGTCGTGCGTTGTGGCTAAAGTCGCCAGCTCCTCCCGCGACACTTCGTGGTGAAAACCGACGAAAGCGAAGTTACTCGTGTGCACTTTTAGGAGTAACGCGGTATCTTCGTCAATCGCACGACTGTAGTCGTGGAGGTGGGTTTTGTTCGTCGTGCCGACTTCGCGTAACAGTGCCCCGCTTTCGGCCATAATTTCCGAGACGCGAAAGGAGCCACCGATTTCGACGAGTTGACCCCGTGAAACGACGACTTCTTTGCCTCGTGCCAACTCGCGCAAGGTGAGCCAGACGGCTGCTGCATTGTTGTTAACGACCATCGCTGCTTCGGCGCCGGTGAGACGGCAGAGCAACTGTTCGACGTACGTATGGCGGGAACCGCGTGCACCGGAGGCGAGGTCGTATTCGAGGTTGGAGTATGTGGCAGCTGTGTCGCGCATGCGCGTAACCGCTGCGTCACTTAAGACGGCGCGGCCTAAGTTCGTATGTAAGACGACTCCTGTCGCATTGATGACCGGTTGCAAGCGGAGCCGCTCCCACGCCTCGAGAGCAGCGACGACGCGCGCGGCGATTTCGGTGGGTGAAAGTACCTGAGGTGTAGCAGCCTGACGGTAGTTAATCCGTATTTGTGCCAGCGTGTCTTGTACGATTTTTGTTAACAAAGACTGCGGAAAACGGCCTGCGTACAGCTTCAGTTCTGGACTGTGTAATAGTTGGTCTACGGCAGGGAGGCTGCGCAGCGCTTCCTCCTTAGTAACAGACATAATGATCGACCTTTCATCTTTAAATAAAAACGTAATGTATTCATTGTACCGTCTGGCGGCGCGCGTCACAAATAAATGCAAACTTCGTCCAAGTTGATCGACAGACTAATGCTAGCTGTTTATAGAAATTTCGTGCAGTTGGGCGGTTTGCCAAATATTACCCGATTGGAGAAACGGCTCCTTCGCATATTTTGTCCGCTACCACCCAATTGTGGTATGATCGAAAATGACCTTTATAACCACCATTTTCTCACGGGTGCACAAGCACCATTTCCAAGGGAGCAAACTTGCGATGATTTACTTAGATAACAGTGCGACGACGGCGCCGTTTAAAGAAGTGGTCGACGTCGCGGCCGACGTGATGACAAACGTTTACGGCAATCCGTCAGCCGAACATGGGCTCGGGCTGAAAGCGGAGCGGCTACTCAGTCAAGCCCGCCATGTCGCCGCTACACAGTTAGGGGTGCAGGACGAGGAAGTGATCTTCACCTCCGGCGGCACGGAAAGTATTAACTTAGCGATAAAAGGGGCGGCGTGGCAATACCGCACGCGGGGCCGCCATATTGTGACGACGGCGGTTGAGCACGCCGCTGCTTATGAGGCGTTCAAGCAGTTGCAGGGATGTGGTTTTTCCGTCACGTACGTACCGACGGATGCTACGGGACGAGTGCCAACGGAACGAATTGCCACGGCACTACGCGACGATACGATTCTCGTGTCGGTCATTTATGTGAACAACGAAGTGGGGACGATCCAGCCGCTAGAACCCCTCCTCCGCTTGCTGCAGAATCGACCGAAAACATTGTTGCACGTCGATGCGGTACAAGCTTTTGCCAAAGTGCCGTTACCCCACGCGTTAGACGGGATCGATCTGTTATCGCTATCCGGCCACAAGTTTCACGCGCCGAAAGGGACTGGTCTGCTCTTCGTTCGCGAAGGGGTAACCCTTCATCCACTGCTCGCTGGCGGAGGACAGGAAAATGGACGGCGCGCGGGTACGGAAAACGTACCGGGCGCGGTCGGCTTAGCGCGGGCGATGCAGCTCAGCTTGCGGCAAATGGACGCCAAGCGGCAACAGTGGGCGCAGTGGAAGCAGTTGTTTGTCGACGAGTTAAGCAAGCTCCCCGCGGTAAAAATAAACGGTGACACGACGCCGGAAGGCGGGGCGCCGCACATCGTCAGCGTATCCTTCAGCGGATTAAAAGGGGAAGTGCTGATGAACGCACTCGGAGAACGAGGCGTGTACGTCTCGACGAAATCGGCGTGCTCGACGAAGCGCCACGTAGCGAGCCGCGTGCTGGCGGCCTGTGGACTGAACGAGGAGGAAGCAGAAGGGACGATCCGCATCAGCATGGGCATCTATACGAGGGAGCAGGACGTGCAGCGGGCGATCGATATCATTAGCGAGACGGCGACGAAGTTGCGCCGCGACACAGGGTGGTACGAAAAATGACCTACGATATTTTACTCATTAAATACGGGGAATTAACGTTAAAAGGACGTAACCGTAACGTCTTTGTCGACCAACTCATTAGGAACATACGCCATAAATTGGCCGCTTTTCCGAGCGTTAAGTTTGAAAAGACGCACGGACGGCTGTTTATCCATTTGCACGACGCTGCTGCCGAACCGGTCATCGAGGCATTGCAACAAGTGTTTGGCATCGTCGGCATTAGTCCAGTCCTGCGCACCGAGCTGCAGATGCAGGAAATCGAGGCAGCTGCTGCGGCGTTGATGGCGACGCAGGACAAGGTGGGGCGGACGTTTAAAGTGGAGACGAAGCGGCCGAACAAGCGGTTCCCGCTCACGTCGCAAGACATTAACCGCCAAGTCGGCAGTTTCGTGTTGCGCCAGAGCGAGTACCTCAGTGTCGACGTTCACCAGCCAGACGTGTGGTTGTCGGTTGAAGTGCGCGCACACGGCGCCTATGTGTACTGTGAGAGCTACCCCGGGTTAGGCGGGTTTCCCGTCGGGGTGAGTGGCAAAGTGATGCTGTTGTTGTCGGGCGGCATCGATAGTCCGGTGGCCGGCTACTTAACGATGAAGCGGGGCGTTGAAGTTGAAGCGGTCCACTTTCACAGTTATCCGTACACGAGTGAGCGCGCCTTACAAAAAGTGGAAGACTTAGCGGAACAGTTGTCTGCGTACAGTGGGCGCATTGCGTTACACGTCGTGCCGTTTACTGAGATTCAGACGAAAATTCGCGAAACGTGCCAAGACAGTTACTCGATTACGGTGATGCGGCGCTTTATGTTGCGGATTGCTGAGGCATTGGCGGAAAAACGCGGCGCGTTAGCGCTGGCGACCGGGGAAAGTTTGGGTCAAGTTGCCAGTCAGACACTGGAAAGTATGCGGGCGATTAACGACGTCGTGGCACTTCCCGTACTGCGCCCACTGATCAGTATGGACAAGCAAGAAATTATTGCTGTGGCGAAGCAAATCGATACGTATGAGACGTCGATTTTGCCTTACGAAGACTGCTGCACCGTCTTCGTCCCGAAGTCGCCGCAGACGCGCCCTAACTTAGAGCGGACGCGGGCCCAAGAAAAAGGGCTCGACATTGACGCTCTCGTCGCAGCAGCCGTAGCCGATACGGAAACGAAGATGTTGTCACTCGGTTCCAAGGAGGAATTTGCGTCTTACTTCGATTGAGTCGCGATAGAGCTTACTTTACTGGCGCATCCTTGGAACCTTACTGAAGAACCGTATCCACCGTCAGCACCCTTTCGCCATTACAATGGGCGGCACTTTTGCCATAAGTCTATAAGTTTAATCGACGGCATATGCCAACAAACTTCTTGACCATTAATTCCCGCCTCATACGTCTATTTACGTTGGAGGCGGGTTTTCTTTATCTTTTTTGGCATATGTCCGGCGTCCTCAAACGTAAGATGTATGATAAGGACACTCGTTTTAAATAATAAAGATCAACAGCACATTAAAGTTTGGTATGAACGATTAGAGGTGACACTAATAAATGAACGAAGCCTTATTGATGGCGTGGCGTACGTGGGATTTTTTATACTACCACTGCACGCGCCTTCATTACGTCGATAAGGAAAACAATAACATTTTTCGCATCGTCGTAAAAAAATATCGGGGAAATCCGCTAACGATTGGCGAGGAAACGATTGTTGCTCCCGGGGATTACTATGTAAAACTACACATTCACAACTATCAGTTAGCGTATTGTTTACGTGGCAAGACGGGTGACTTACGCTTAGGGCTCTTAGCGCTAAAGCAAGTAAAAACTTCCCTTCCCGCCTTAGCGCGCGCCGTCGCCGCACACCCGTACGCCGACCGCATTAAAGGGGTTGTCGGCACGACCATTTTACACCAAGGGGCCGAACGCTTAGGATTTAGCGTACAAGCTATCGATACGGCCATTTTTCGTGTGTTTAAAACGGTCTTTTTTAAATGGATTTTATGTTTATGCCATCCTGAAGGAATTAAACGCGTGCGCCGACACTCGCGTAAAAAAATTACGGCTAAGCGCGTCTTTATGTCAAAAGAGCAATTATTGCGTGCGTATCAAGGGGACTAACCATGAACAAAGTGATGATCTTTACCGAGACGATTGCCGGAGACGGCCATTACAGTGCTGCTAGATCTTTAGAAAAAGCGATAAAAACGTTAGCTCCTTCTGTCGAGGTTACCCTCGTCTGTGGGATTGCGCACATTAGCAGTAAATTGGAACGCGCCATACGTCTGGCGTATTTACAGGCATTGCGCTACACCCCAAAGTTGTGGGGAAAAGCGTACGCACAAGAAAGTAAATGGAGTGTCTGGCTGCAGCAGCCACTCGGGGCACTGTTCGCGAATTACTTACACAAAATAGTTTGCAGCGAAAAGCCCGACGTCGTCGTCTGCACGCACGCGTTCTGTTTAAGTGCCGTTGCCCGCTTGAAGGAGATATTTTCGTTTCGATTAGGGGCTATTATTACTGATTTTTCAATTAACAGTTTTTGGATAAATCCGGCGGTCGAATTTTACTTTGTCGGTCACGAGGCGTTGCGGGACAAGCTTAAGCAGATGGGGGTGCAGCGTGCCAATGTCTTCGCTACGGGCATCCCCATCGATCCCTTGTTTGCCGAAGTGGTACACCTTCCGAAACGAGAAGCTAAGCGTTCCGTCGGTGTCGATGACGGGCGACCGTCGATTTTACTCATGGGCGGCGGGCTGGGACACGGTCCGATCAAACAAGTGATCGAGCACATTGACGCGGCCTTCGGCGATGCGGTTCAGCTAACGGTCGTCACCGGTAATAACGAATTACTGCGCAATAAGTGCGAGCAAATGTTTGGTGAGGCACCCCATATCCGTATTCTAGGCTATGTCGATCATTTGGGCCGATATTTAGCCTCCGCCGACCTCCTCATTACAAAACCTGGCGGCTTGACGACATCGGAAGCGCTCGCCTTAGGTATCCCGATGCTCATCGTGGCACCGATCCCCGGGCACGAAGAACGGAACAGCCATTTTCTCGAGTCGCAACAACTCGCGCTTAGGGCACACGATTTAGATGACATCGTACGTGTTGTCCGGCCACTGTTGCACAATCTAAGTTATTATGAACGCCTCGCCGAACGCGCCAAGCTGTGCGGAAAGCCTGAAGCAGCGACAGCAGCAGCCTCCCACATATTGCAGATGCTATCTTACGCCTACGACTAAACGCATAGTTGTCTTAAAGCATACATACAGTTGTTGCAAATCGCTGCAACCGCTAACTCCATGCACCTAGCGGTCATCTGTGGTGACTGTTACATTTTTGTTACCTAAGACAACTTGGTAAATGGTATACTTTACGTATAAACGGAAGCTAGTTGCAAAAGCACAGCGACACTTTTCTACATACACGACGGAAAGAAAAAATTTAGGCGGTTTTTCTAGAGAGGAAGCGTCACGGCGGGTAGGTGGTTGACAATATGGGGAAAATACTCGTCCTCGAAGACGAGGAGTCGATTCGCAGTTTTATCGTCATTAATTTGAAACGGGCCGGTTACGACGTCGTCGAAGCAGTCACGGGGGAGGAAGCGATCGCGCTTACCGACGCCGAGCGGATCGATGTCGCGTTGCTCGATGTGATGCTCCCGGGGATTGACGGCTTTGGCGTGTGTCGGCACATTCGCGAACATCACGACAACGTCGGAATTATTATGTTAACGGCTAAAGCGCAAGAAGCGGATAAAGTACACGGTTTGACGATCGGCGCGGACGACTACGTATTGAAGCCGTTCAGTCCAGTAGAGCTCGTTGCGAGAGTCGGTTCGCTCATGCGGCGCATCGGGCGTACAGTCCGGGATACACAAAAAGAAGCGGTGATCGAGGCTGAACCGTTCCGGCTTTTTCTAGATAAAGAGTGTATTACGAAAGACGGAGTCGTTCTCGAATTGACACCACTCGAATATTCCTTGGCCAAACATATGCTCATGCACAAAAACACGCCACTTTCACGCCATGAGTTGCTCGATAACGTCTGGGGAGAAACATACGTCGGCGATCCGAAAATTGTCGATGTGAATATCCGCCGCTTGCGGCGCAAAGTTGAAGATAATCCCTCTAAACCGAAATATATTGAGACGTTTTGGGGGCGTGGTTATATGTGGCACGTCGGGGAAAAGTAAAATCTTATACACATCGCCAACACATCGTACGCGAAAAAAGTTGAACGAGAGAGCAGGCGCGCGTAAGAACTCTTGCGAATAACGGTCACTCACATCGCAAAACCTGCTTAACTGGCGCGCCTGACTGCTCCTAACGTGTGTACGGTAATTTCCGGCCGCGAGCGCAACCGAATGTTGATCCCCGTTTGTCCTAATCCCTCACTAATATAAAATGCTTTCCGATCGTAAAAATGCAAGCCTTTAATTATTTTTTGCTTCGGCAAGTCACTCATTCGGTTCAAATGGTAAGCTTTCGGGTACAAAATTTGTCCCCCGTGGAAGTGTCCCGAGAGCAAGTAATCAAAATTGTACGCATGCATTTTTAAGACAATTGTCGGGTCGTGTGTGAGTACTAAGTTAACCCCGTCTCCGACGTTGCGATACGCTCGTGCGAGATCGCTGTGTCCGCTGTAATAGTCGTCAATACCGATAATGTTGAGCTTTTTCCCCGCGACTTTAATCGTGTGGTGGTCGTTGACGAGTACGTGGCAACCGCGTGTTTCCATTTCTCGCTTTAGCTGAGGCAAGTGTGGTTCAATGCAATAATCGTGGTTACCAAACACGGCGTAAACGCCGTAACGCGGTTTTAGCTGCACGATTTCGTCCAAGTAGTTTAAAAACGGCTCAATACTTTCCACCCGATCGAGAAAATCTCCGGTTAGGGCGATAAGATCGATTGGCTTGCCGTTCACTTTCGCCAGTAGATCGTCGGCTGAAATAGACAAGCGTTCCACGTGCAAGTCTGACAGGTGCAAAATGGAAAGGCCGTTGTCGCCTAACGAATCTTTTAAATCGAGGTTGATCTCGTTTAAAACAGCGCGGTACGTATTGCGCCTCGCCATACGCCAAAGGGCGAACAGCGCCAAACTAACCACGCAGGCAAATATCCATAGCATTGTTTCACCTCTTTCCAAAAAAGTACGCAAAAAAGCACGCAAAAAAGTACGCGACATTATTAATCCTAACGAAGAAAACAGAAAAAGTCCATGCCAATATATAGTATGTCCATACGATTTACTATGCGATCACACACTAGAAATAGTATATCGGTAACATAAACATCAATGAATGCGCTATCCTAGCGGTTACGGGAACGTATACAGAAATACAGAATCCCTGTCCTCACACATTCATTAATTTTAGTGACGACTTCCGGTACGAGAAGTGTGGACTTCCAGCACCACTAATTCAGAAAAAAATGAGCAGCCGTAGTATCATATTTACGACCGATGTGTCTAACCGATAGGACTTCTTAATTTAAAAAAGACGATTAATGTCACTTATAGTAACGAAAACTAAAAAGGTAATGAACAGAAAATGTCGAATGGTGTAGTCGAATGGTGTTTACTGTGGGAATTACTGTGGGAAAAGAAGTTAACAATGGAGGAGGTTGCTGTGAACGGGACGACTTTCGTTCCTAATATGTTGAAAAGGGCAGTCGAGGCTAGAGCGAGTGACATTCACATCGAACCTGGACAGGAGGGACTTTGTATCCGGTTTCGCGTTGATGGACAGTTGCAACTTTACCGTACGCTGCCGAGCGGACGCCATGCGAATTTATTATCGCAACTAAAATTAATGGCAAACTTGGACATCGGAGAGAAGCGTTTGCCGCAAGATGGGCGAATGAGTGGGGAACAATTCGAAGCGAGAGTAGCGACGATCCCGACGGTCAATGGCGAGAAGATGGTCGTACGCATTCTTCAGTCACAAAATCCTTTTTCTAACGTACGCGAGCTCGGGATGCAGCCAGAGCAAGGC is a window from the Numidum massiliense genome containing:
- the selA gene encoding L-seryl-tRNA(Sec) selenium transferase yields the protein MTRAARRYNEYITFLFKDERSIIMSVTKEEALRSLPAVDQLLHSPELKLYAGRFPQSLLTKIVQDTLAQIRINYRQAATPQVLSPTEIAARVVAALEAWERLRLQPVINATGVVLHTNLGRAVLSDAAVTRMRDTAATYSNLEYDLASGARGSRHTYVEQLLCRLTGAEAAMVVNNNAAAVWLTLRELARGKEVVVSRGQLVEIGGSFRVSEIMAESGALLREVGTTNKTHLHDYSRAIDEDTALLLKVHTSNFAFVGFHHEVSREELATLATTHDIPLYEDLGSGMLYDLKRHHIGNEPTVAESVRAGVDVVSFSGDKLLGGPQAGLIVGKKRYIERLKKNQLARAVRIDKLSIAALTSTLETYLQPERAREEIPVLRAILMEEQEVRREAEALAADIRSKLAPALDASVHPTTAEVGGGSLPGVELPSYSVRLVPRTGKAHHLERALRFTSKPLIGRLFDDALWLDPRTLQAGEREKIAPLLREAMQALR
- a CDS encoding cysteine desulfurase family protein; this translates as MIYLDNSATTAPFKEVVDVAADVMTNVYGNPSAEHGLGLKAERLLSQARHVAATQLGVQDEEVIFTSGGTESINLAIKGAAWQYRTRGRHIVTTAVEHAAAYEAFKQLQGCGFSVTYVPTDATGRVPTERIATALRDDTILVSVIYVNNEVGTIQPLEPLLRLLQNRPKTLLHVDAVQAFAKVPLPHALDGIDLLSLSGHKFHAPKGTGLLFVREGVTLHPLLAGGGQENGRRAGTENVPGAVGLARAMQLSLRQMDAKRQQWAQWKQLFVDELSKLPAVKINGDTTPEGGAPHIVSVSFSGLKGEVLMNALGERGVYVSTKSACSTKRHVASRVLAACGLNEEEAEGTIRISMGIYTREQDVQRAIDIISETATKLRRDTGWYEK
- the thiI gene encoding tRNA uracil 4-sulfurtransferase ThiI, giving the protein MTYDILLIKYGELTLKGRNRNVFVDQLIRNIRHKLAAFPSVKFEKTHGRLFIHLHDAAAEPVIEALQQVFGIVGISPVLRTELQMQEIEAAAAALMATQDKVGRTFKVETKRPNKRFPLTSQDINRQVGSFVLRQSEYLSVDVHQPDVWLSVEVRAHGAYVYCESYPGLGGFPVGVSGKVMLLLSGGIDSPVAGYLTMKRGVEVEAVHFHSYPYTSERALQKVEDLAEQLSAYSGRIALHVVPFTEIQTKIRETCQDSYSITVMRRFMLRIAEALAEKRGALALATGESLGQVASQTLESMRAINDVVALPVLRPLISMDKQEIIAVAKQIDTYETSILPYEDCCTVFVPKSPQTRPNLERTRAQEKGLDIDALVAAAVADTETKMLSLGSKEEFASYFD
- a CDS encoding YkoP family protein, encoding MNEALLMAWRTWDFLYYHCTRLHYVDKENNNIFRIVVKKYRGNPLTIGEETIVAPGDYYVKLHIHNYQLAYCLRGKTGDLRLGLLALKQVKTSLPALARAVAAHPYADRIKGVVGTTILHQGAERLGFSVQAIDTAIFRVFKTVFFKWILCLCHPEGIKRVRRHSRKKITAKRVFMSKEQLLRAYQGD
- a CDS encoding MGDG synthase family glycosyltransferase — encoded protein: MNKVMIFTETIAGDGHYSAARSLEKAIKTLAPSVEVTLVCGIAHISSKLERAIRLAYLQALRYTPKLWGKAYAQESKWSVWLQQPLGALFANYLHKIVCSEKPDVVVCTHAFCLSAVARLKEIFSFRLGAIITDFSINSFWINPAVEFYFVGHEALRDKLKQMGVQRANVFATGIPIDPLFAEVVHLPKREAKRSVGVDDGRPSILLMGGGLGHGPIKQVIEHIDAAFGDAVQLTVVTGNNELLRNKCEQMFGEAPHIRILGYVDHLGRYLASADLLITKPGGLTTSEALALGIPMLIVAPIPGHEERNSHFLESQQLALRAHDLDDIVRVVRPLLHNLSYYERLAERAKLCGKPEAATAAASHILQMLSYAYD
- a CDS encoding response regulator transcription factor; amino-acid sequence: MGKILVLEDEESIRSFIVINLKRAGYDVVEAVTGEEAIALTDAERIDVALLDVMLPGIDGFGVCRHIREHHDNVGIIMLTAKAQEADKVHGLTIGADDYVLKPFSPVELVARVGSLMRRIGRTVRDTQKEAVIEAEPFRLFLDKECITKDGVVLELTPLEYSLAKHMLMHKNTPLSRHELLDNVWGETYVGDPKIVDVNIRRLRRKVEDNPSKPKYIETFWGRGYMWHVGEK
- a CDS encoding metallophosphoesterase, whose product is MLWIFACVVSLALFALWRMARRNTYRAVLNEINLDLKDSLGDNGLSILHLSDLHVERLSISADDLLAKVNGKPIDLIALTGDFLDRVESIEPFLNYLDEIVQLKPRYGVYAVFGNHDYCIEPHLPQLKREMETRGCHVLVNDHHTIKVAGKKLNIIGIDDYYSGHSDLARAYRNVGDGVNLVLTHDPTIVLKMHAYNFDYLLSGHFHGGQILYPKAYHLNRMSDLPKQKIIKGLHFYDRKAFYISEGLGQTGINIRLRSRPEITVHTLGAVRRAS